A window of the Cystobacter fuscus genome harbors these coding sequences:
- a CDS encoding MBL fold metallo-hydrolase — translation MTATLIKHPKGDLLIDTGFGRDIAQHLATLPLFFRLLTRYSLNKTAREQLQSSGYDLTRLRAILLTHSHWDHISGAADFPEVPVWIPPAERSFVQGEDFTTAPARSIKSLHLEEYRFDAHPYLGFAESHDVYGDGTVVSVPAPGHSPGSVIVFVTLPDNKRYAFIGDLAWQLEGVTEQEERPLTQRLADVEPRLVRENLAHMAAISARYPEMTIVVAHDPRSFASIPTLVPKP, via the coding sequence ATGACCGCGACCCTGATCAAGCACCCCAAAGGTGATCTCTTGATCGACACCGGGTTCGGTCGGGATATCGCACAGCACCTCGCGACGCTGCCTCTCTTCTTTCGGCTCCTGACACGGTACTCGCTGAACAAGACCGCGCGCGAGCAACTCCAATCGAGCGGGTATGACCTGACCCGGCTGCGCGCGATCCTTTTGACCCACTCCCACTGGGACCACATCAGCGGCGCCGCGGATTTTCCCGAAGTGCCTGTCTGGATACCTCCCGCGGAACGAAGCTTCGTACAAGGTGAAGACTTCACCACGGCCCCGGCAAGAAGCATCAAGTCGCTGCATCTCGAAGAGTATCGATTCGATGCGCACCCCTATCTCGGCTTCGCGGAGAGCCATGATGTCTACGGAGATGGCACGGTGGTGAGCGTCCCGGCGCCCGGCCATTCGCCGGGCTCTGTGATTGTCTTCGTGACGCTTCCGGACAACAAGCGCTACGCCTTTATCGGAGACCTCGCCTGGCAATTGGAGGGCGTCACCGAGCAGGAGGAGCGCCCGCTCACGCAGCGCCTCGCAGATGTCGAGCCTCGGCTCGTTCGTGAGAACCTCGCGCATATGGCCGCGATATCAGCGCGATACCCGGAGATGACCATCGTCGTCGCGCATGATCCGCGGAGCTTCGCGTCGATTCCGACGTTGGTGCCAAAGCCATAA
- a CDS encoding DUF2381 family protein has product MTLKVVGLSLYAAPRADYLPGERVKVTVRFADGAAPASASFWLVGHAARGTRRVEVFRKPRPPDVLKKERDEAQADARQCQEDKARLLAEREGPVGLMGTAWMERAGSLASMPLRWQLKHHPANALGWDEVRSYSYTRTGEAQPESVAVRLSLSNPGAKPWTLAGAALVDSAGDEVELAWWQEAPIPAKGAGAVVVGIEGERVQLGCPCTLKLWEAGGPRTVTIGNVTFPVSHQAGP; this is encoded by the coding sequence ATGACCTTGAAAGTGGTGGGGCTTAGTCTCTACGCCGCTCCCAGGGCGGACTATCTGCCAGGGGAGCGGGTAAAGGTGACGGTGCGCTTCGCGGATGGCGCGGCACCGGCGAGTGCGAGCTTCTGGCTTGTAGGCCATGCGGCAAGGGGGACGCGGCGCGTTGAGGTGTTCCGCAAGCCGCGCCCGCCCGACGTGCTCAAGAAGGAGCGTGACGAAGCACAGGCCGACGCGCGCCAGTGCCAGGAGGACAAGGCGCGGCTGCTGGCCGAGCGAGAGGGGCCGGTCGGGCTCATGGGGACCGCGTGGATGGAGCGGGCTGGGAGCCTCGCGTCGATGCCCCTTCGCTGGCAGTTGAAGCACCATCCAGCAAACGCGCTCGGGTGGGATGAAGTCCGGAGCTACAGCTACACCCGCACGGGTGAGGCCCAACCGGAAAGCGTGGCAGTGCGGCTGAGCCTGTCCAACCCCGGCGCGAAGCCCTGGACGCTGGCGGGGGCGGCGCTGGTGGACTCGGCGGGGGACGAGGTGGAACTTGCTTGGTGGCAAGAGGCACCCATTCCCGCGAAGGGGGCCGGTGCCGTCGTGGTGGGCATCGAGGGGGAACGCGTGCAGCTCGGCTGCCCCTGCACCCTCAAGCTGTGGGAGGCAGGCGGGCCGCGCACCGTCACCATTGGGAACGTCACCTTCCCGGTGAGCCATCAGGCGGGGCCCTGA
- a CDS encoding DUF5953 family protein, which translates to MTPTLRNGTPRSSCSEERRTACRCRTEVARLGLTGAQLDLDDPSYLDALKRAYERFPEIGGRSTP; encoded by the coding sequence ATGACTCCGACCCTCAGAAATGGGACGCCGCGTTCGAGCTGCTCGGAGGAGCGAAGGACCGCATGCCGTTGTAGAACGGAGGTCGCGCGCCTCGGGCTCACGGGCGCGCAGCTCGACCTGGACGACCCCTCTTACCTGGACGCGCTCAAACGGGCCTACGAGCGCTTCCCGGAGATCGGCGGGCGATCCACCCCTTGA
- a CDS encoding ankyrin repeat domain-containing protein: protein MSKELFAAIEQHDTARVKALLAGGADPNEPQQEWPGLLPLQVAIHALADGGELSVLLALLEHGADVNAWDAERDRTPLLEAVCENQLAAVDVLVKAGAEPNVRSSEGDTPLRACAELGDVEMASLLLGAGATQTINDWGGLTGCTALGIAISRLDIPMMRLLLDAGADPEAPDDNRQPTRDRLPPRDDSDPQKWDAAFELLGGAKDRMPL from the coding sequence ATGTCGAAAGAACTCTTCGCAGCGATCGAGCAGCATGATACGGCCCGGGTCAAGGCGCTGCTGGCGGGAGGGGCCGATCCGAACGAGCCACAGCAGGAATGGCCGGGACTGCTTCCGTTGCAAGTGGCCATCCACGCACTCGCCGATGGAGGCGAACTCAGTGTGCTCCTGGCGCTTCTTGAGCACGGCGCGGATGTCAACGCATGGGATGCCGAGCGGGACAGGACCCCTTTGTTGGAGGCGGTCTGCGAAAACCAGCTAGCGGCAGTCGACGTGCTCGTGAAAGCGGGGGCCGAACCCAATGTGCGCAGCAGTGAAGGCGATACGCCGCTGCGGGCGTGCGCGGAGCTGGGCGATGTGGAAATGGCTTCTCTCCTACTGGGCGCGGGTGCCACACAGACTATCAATGACTGGGGCGGATTGACTGGATGCACCGCACTCGGGATTGCGATATCGCGGCTGGACATTCCGATGATGAGACTACTTCTCGACGCGGGCGCGGACCCAGAGGCCCCAGACGACAACCGACAGCCCACTCGTGACCGCCTGCCGCCACGCGATGACTCCGACCCTCAGAAATGGGACGCCGCGTTCGAGCTGCTCGGAGGAGCGAAGGACCGCATGCCGTTGTAG
- a CDS encoding IS1182 family transposase — MERWTPEVKCNERETRLLRLVGKSRKLFVFLREHRHEIFDEKFQEELEAMYRSSGQGDEPQPPALLCMAVLLQGYLQVSDAEAVRLSATDSCWRMVLATLAQPGDAPAFSQGGLQQFRERLIRHDMDRRVLERTVELARQTQAFDWKKLPKSVRVAVDSRPLEGAGRVEDTVNLLGHAGRKIAECIAAELNMSFEEVCQEAGAPLLAASSTKAALDIDWTDAEQKNEALNRLCEQLDGLSAWVQRRRPETELTPLSHYIEALVQVKQQDLESTDEGEVRIRQGVAEDRRVSIEDAEMRHGRKSKSKRFNGYKQHISTHLDAELVLACAVTPANRPEEEAAPQLQKDMARMGVEPDVLQIDRTYLHSSLVEQVVERGGEVVCKPWKGNNVRPGLFGKKDFHINIREGTITCPAGQVEPFEPGQVVEFDPEACGPCPLRAQCTQAASGRGRTVSMGDNEALQKKLRELQESRAGRAKLRERVGVEHRLAHLSNRQGPRARYIGARKNTFDLRRLAAVQNLETLSRRSSGPTLQVVSST, encoded by the coding sequence ATGGAGCGCTGGACCCCCGAAGTGAAGTGCAATGAGCGGGAGACGCGACTGCTGCGGCTGGTGGGCAAGAGCCGCAAGCTGTTCGTGTTTTTGCGAGAGCATCGCCACGAGATTTTCGACGAGAAATTCCAGGAGGAACTCGAGGCGATGTATCGCAGCAGTGGACAGGGAGATGAGCCTCAACCGCCCGCCCTGCTGTGTATGGCCGTGCTGCTGCAAGGCTACCTCCAGGTGTCGGATGCGGAGGCGGTACGCCTCTCGGCAACAGACAGCTGCTGGCGGATGGTGCTCGCCACACTGGCACAGCCAGGCGACGCCCCTGCCTTCTCACAGGGTGGGCTCCAGCAATTTCGCGAGCGGCTCATCCGCCACGACATGGACCGACGTGTCCTGGAACGCACGGTGGAATTAGCCAGACAAACACAAGCCTTTGACTGGAAGAAACTGCCCAAGAGCGTGCGGGTGGCGGTGGATAGTCGCCCTTTAGAAGGGGCCGGGCGAGTTGAGGACACTGTCAACCTCCTCGGCCATGCCGGACGGAAAATAGCGGAGTGCATCGCCGCTGAGCTGAACATGAGCTTCGAGGAAGTCTGCCAGGAAGCGGGCGCGCCGCTGTTGGCGGCCAGCAGCACCAAGGCGGCGTTGGACATCGACTGGACTGATGCGGAGCAGAAGAATGAGGCGCTCAACCGTCTGTGCGAGCAACTCGACGGCTTGAGCGCGTGGGTGCAGAGGAGGCGGCCCGAGACGGAACTGACACCGCTGAGCCACTACATCGAAGCGCTTGTCCAAGTGAAGCAGCAGGACTTGGAATCAACGGACGAGGGAGAGGTGCGAATCCGGCAGGGTGTGGCCGAGGACAGACGGGTGTCGATTGAAGACGCCGAGATGCGGCATGGCCGCAAGAGCAAGAGCAAGCGATTCAATGGATATAAGCAGCACATCAGCACCCATCTGGATGCGGAACTGGTACTGGCTTGCGCCGTGACGCCCGCGAACCGGCCCGAGGAGGAGGCGGCCCCCCAACTGCAGAAAGACATGGCCCGAATGGGAGTGGAGCCCGACGTGCTGCAAATAGACCGGACCTACCTGCACAGCAGTCTCGTGGAGCAGGTGGTGGAACGAGGAGGAGAGGTGGTGTGCAAGCCCTGGAAGGGCAACAACGTCAGGCCCGGGCTCTTCGGCAAGAAGGACTTCCACATCAACATCCGCGAGGGGACCATTACCTGCCCGGCTGGGCAGGTAGAGCCCTTCGAGCCTGGGCAGGTCGTGGAGTTCGACCCCGAAGCCTGCGGTCCCTGCCCACTGCGCGCACAATGCACCCAGGCGGCATCTGGCCGAGGGCGAACTGTTTCCATGGGCGACAACGAGGCTTTGCAGAAAAAGTTGCGCGAGCTTCAGGAAAGCCGTGCCGGTCGCGCGAAGCTGCGCGAGCGCGTGGGCGTGGAACATCGCCTCGCCCACCTGAGCAACCGACAGGGTCCCCGCGCGCGCTACATCGGCGCGCGGAAGAACACTTTCGACCTGCGTCGGCTCGCGGCGGTGCAGAACCTGGAGACCCTCTCGCGCCGCTCAAGCGGACCCACTTTACAAGTCGTATCCTCCACCTAA
- a CDS encoding serine/threonine-protein kinase — MEHPGENTIVAFVEGRLSAAEATAFDAHVDICESCRSLVVAAVRASLTTGGAEDEAVVAPASGLEPLERGVRFGRYTLLDVLGRGGMGVVYAAHDSVLERKVALKVLRGELAARIGVDLASARLMREARIAARLSHPNVVTIYDVNSHDGQIFIAMEYVDGRPLSTWLDEGPHPADAILERFVQAGRGLAAAHAVGLVHRDFKPANVLVGLDGRVRVTDFGLAGWTSEDASGEGPAGGCSSSSRVSRPAGLMGTPLYMAPEQHRGERADPLADQFSFGVALHEALYRRGAFEGNRLEELAASKARGPAEPPVGGGVPERVRRALLRALRPRREERFASMEALLAELSPTQAVPWRRVRLGVGVLALLSLGALGALTLGTSPSQVCAGGERRLAGVWDDERERAMLDAFLATGAPFARDAARMSAALLDGYTRAWVEARRDACEATQVRREQLEAHQALRMMCLDERLEEVRALGTFFTRADPGVVEHAVEAARSLPPLSLCSDLRALSAKVPPPTDPAVRAKVEALGVKAAEVHALVQAGKPKEALEVVRGVREEARATGYQPLEARLGVLQGDAEAFLGEEKAAEKTLREAVLAAEAGRDDVTAARAWTKLVHIVGRRLSRFDEALALGKHAHAAIVRLGNAELEMARLLSTRGGVLWAKGDYQEALKDAREALAIHRRLLPEDHPDLAQSLSEVAITSLSLSLYEEARAHHERALAILETVFGPRHPKVAISLFNLGVVLQLEEKYEEAAVRYRRALEIMEQAGLGGHPVVARILMALGTEEIRRGDDARAFRVYDRARALAEKLHGPEHPDVAKALVPIGQVLSRMGRRDEALAALQRARAITEKALGPEHPDHGIVLAELGNLLALQKRYAAAKELVERAIAIHTRALGPEHVAVSDDLNILGWILFMDGRHADALVAYQKALAVYEQSFKPDSAYKAGILLNIAEALIGLRRYAEALTVAERALAAQEKEWGPEHSSLASSLDVIGVAAFHLGRFERALPSLERAVKLRETGGNKEALVRARSYLARARAGGGRSMGHASPSP, encoded by the coding sequence ATGGAGCACCCTGGAGAGAACACGATTGTTGCCTTCGTCGAGGGGCGATTGTCGGCCGCCGAGGCAACCGCGTTCGACGCGCACGTCGACATCTGCGAGTCGTGCCGGTCCCTGGTGGTCGCGGCCGTCAGGGCATCGCTCACCACGGGAGGAGCGGAAGACGAGGCCGTCGTGGCGCCCGCCTCCGGCCTCGAGCCGCTCGAGCGCGGCGTGCGGTTCGGCCGCTACACCCTGCTCGACGTGCTCGGCCGGGGAGGGATGGGAGTCGTGTATGCCGCGCATGACTCCGTGCTCGAGCGCAAGGTGGCGCTCAAGGTCCTGCGAGGCGAGCTGGCCGCGCGCATCGGGGTGGACCTCGCCTCGGCCCGGCTCATGCGCGAGGCGCGCATCGCCGCGCGGCTCTCCCATCCGAACGTGGTGACGATCTACGACGTCAACAGCCACGACGGGCAGATCTTCATCGCCATGGAGTATGTCGACGGGCGGCCGCTCTCCACCTGGCTGGACGAAGGCCCCCATCCCGCCGACGCGATCCTCGAGCGCTTCGTGCAGGCGGGGCGGGGGCTCGCGGCGGCCCACGCGGTGGGCCTCGTGCACCGGGACTTCAAGCCCGCCAACGTGCTGGTCGGCCTGGATGGCCGCGTCCGCGTCACCGACTTCGGCCTCGCCGGGTGGACGAGCGAGGACGCTTCTGGAGAGGGCCCGGCTGGCGGGTGCTCGTCGTCCTCGCGGGTGTCCCGGCCGGCAGGGCTGATGGGTACACCGCTCTACATGGCACCGGAGCAGCACCGCGGAGAGCGGGCCGATCCGCTCGCGGACCAGTTCAGCTTCGGGGTCGCGCTGCACGAGGCGCTCTACCGGCGCGGGGCCTTCGAGGGCAATCGCCTCGAGGAACTCGCGGCGAGCAAGGCGCGGGGCCCCGCGGAGCCGCCCGTCGGCGGAGGGGTTCCGGAGCGCGTCCGGCGCGCCCTGCTCCGCGCGTTGCGTCCACGGCGGGAAGAGCGCTTCGCCTCGATGGAGGCGTTGCTCGCGGAGCTCTCGCCGACTCAGGCCGTGCCCTGGCGCCGGGTACGCCTCGGTGTGGGCGTCCTCGCGCTGCTCTCCCTGGGCGCGCTCGGGGCCCTCACGCTCGGAACGTCGCCGAGCCAGGTGTGTGCCGGTGGGGAGCGCAGGCTCGCCGGCGTCTGGGATGACGAGCGCGAGCGCGCGATGCTCGACGCGTTCCTCGCCACCGGCGCCCCCTTCGCACGGGACGCCGCGCGGATGAGCGCGGCCCTCCTCGACGGCTACACACGTGCCTGGGTCGAGGCCCGCCGGGACGCCTGCGAGGCGACCCAGGTACGCAGGGAGCAGCTCGAGGCGCATCAGGCTCTCCGGATGATGTGCCTCGACGAGCGGCTCGAGGAGGTGAGGGCTCTCGGGACGTTCTTCACCCGGGCGGACCCGGGGGTCGTGGAGCACGCGGTGGAAGCGGCGCGCTCCCTCCCTCCGCTCTCCCTGTGCTCGGACCTCCGGGCGCTGAGCGCGAAGGTGCCGCCGCCGACGGATCCAGCGGTACGCGCGAAGGTGGAGGCGCTCGGCGTGAAGGCGGCCGAGGTCCATGCGCTCGTCCAGGCGGGCAAGCCCAAGGAGGCGCTCGAGGTGGTGCGCGGGGTACGTGAGGAGGCCAGGGCCACGGGTTACCAGCCACTCGAGGCTCGGCTCGGTGTGCTCCAGGGGGATGCCGAGGCATTTCTGGGAGAGGAGAAGGCCGCCGAGAAGACCCTGCGTGAGGCCGTGCTCGCGGCGGAGGCGGGCCGCGATGACGTCACCGCGGCGCGGGCCTGGACGAAGCTCGTCCACATCGTCGGCCGGAGGCTGTCGCGTTTCGACGAGGCGCTGGCGCTCGGCAAGCACGCGCACGCCGCCATCGTCCGCCTCGGTAACGCCGAGCTGGAAATGGCCCGGCTGCTCTCGACACGCGGCGGCGTGCTGTGGGCGAAGGGTGACTATCAGGAGGCCTTGAAGGACGCGCGGGAGGCGCTGGCGATCCACCGCCGGCTGCTGCCCGAGGACCACCCGGACCTTGCCCAGTCCCTCAGCGAGGTCGCCATCACGTCCTTGAGTCTCTCCCTCTACGAGGAGGCCCGCGCGCACCACGAGCGAGCGCTCGCGATCCTCGAGACGGTCTTCGGGCCCCGGCATCCGAAAGTCGCCATCTCGCTGTTCAACCTGGGGGTGGTGCTCCAGCTCGAGGAAAAGTACGAGGAGGCGGCGGTGCGCTATCGGCGTGCCCTCGAGATCATGGAGCAGGCCGGGCTCGGTGGGCACCCCGTGGTCGCCAGGATCCTGATGGCGCTCGGCACGGAGGAGATCCGCCGTGGTGACGATGCCCGCGCGTTCCGGGTGTACGACCGCGCGCGAGCCCTCGCCGAGAAGCTTCATGGCCCCGAGCATCCGGACGTCGCGAAGGCACTGGTGCCAATCGGCCAGGTGCTCTCCAGGATGGGCAGGCGCGACGAGGCGCTCGCCGCGCTCCAGCGTGCGCGGGCCATCACCGAGAAGGCGCTCGGCCCGGAGCATCCGGATCACGGCATCGTCCTCGCCGAGCTCGGCAATCTCCTGGCCCTCCAGAAGCGGTATGCCGCCGCGAAGGAGCTGGTGGAGCGGGCCATCGCCATCCACACCCGAGCGCTTGGCCCCGAGCATGTCGCGGTCTCCGACGATCTCAACATCCTCGGGTGGATCCTCTTCATGGATGGCCGCCATGCCGATGCGCTCGTGGCGTACCAGAAGGCGCTCGCGGTGTACGAGCAGAGCTTCAAGCCGGACAGCGCCTACAAGGCCGGCATCCTGTTGAACATCGCCGAGGCCTTGATCGGGCTGCGCCGGTATGCCGAGGCGCTCACGGTCGCCGAGCGCGCCCTCGCCGCCCAGGAAAAGGAGTGGGGGCCCGAGCACTCCAGCCTCGCTTCGTCCCTCGACGTCATCGGCGTGGCGGCCTTCCACCTCGGGCGCTTCGAGCGGGCCCTCCCTTCACTGGAGCGCGCCGTGAAGCTGCGGGAAACTGGTGGCAACAAAGAAGCGCTCGTCAGGGCCCGGAGCTATCTCGCCCGCGCGCGTGCCGGAGGCGGCCGGAGCATGGGCCACGCTTCACCGTCCCCGTGA
- a CDS encoding sigma factor-like helix-turn-helix DNA-binding protein produces MAFVSYMAERLTEGGDLEEVLSCVQVHDLLLAFACLSGDDAAQRELSHRLDVEVRAALRGMGAELDLVDEVKSVLGHRLLVGEGEAPKLAAYTGLGPLSAWLRVAALRTGLSLRRGTRREVLTEDRVLLQAMDPALDPESRLLRERHAELLRSALREAMAALSSRERNLLRMYYAEGIKLEKLGVMHRVNASTISRWIARAREEVLERTRGALSAHLKMTSSQVESMLGLALSLDMSLESLLRSRAGETSPNLKK; encoded by the coding sequence GTGGCGTTCGTCAGCTATATGGCGGAGCGGCTCACCGAGGGAGGGGACCTCGAGGAGGTGCTCTCCTGTGTCCAGGTGCACGATCTGCTGCTCGCCTTCGCGTGCCTCTCGGGCGACGACGCCGCACAGCGGGAGCTGAGCCATCGATTGGACGTCGAGGTGCGCGCCGCGCTGCGGGGGATGGGCGCCGAGCTCGATCTCGTCGATGAGGTGAAGTCGGTGCTCGGCCACAGACTGCTCGTGGGCGAGGGGGAGGCGCCGAAGCTCGCGGCCTATACCGGGCTCGGGCCGCTCTCCGCCTGGCTCCGGGTGGCCGCGCTGAGGACAGGACTCAGCCTGCGCCGGGGCACCCGGCGCGAGGTGCTGACGGAGGATCGGGTCCTGTTGCAGGCCATGGACCCGGCGCTGGATCCGGAGTCGCGGCTGCTGCGCGAGCGCCACGCGGAACTGCTCCGCTCGGCGCTGCGCGAGGCCATGGCGGCGCTGTCGAGCCGCGAGCGCAACCTCCTGCGCATGTACTACGCGGAGGGAATCAAGCTCGAGAAGCTGGGCGTCATGCACCGGGTGAACGCCTCGACGATCTCCCGCTGGATCGCGCGAGCCCGCGAGGAGGTGCTCGAGCGCACCCGCGGTGCGCTCAGCGCCCACCTGAAGATGACCTCCTCGCAGGTCGAGAGCATGCTCGGCCTGGCCCTGTCGCTCGACATGAGCCTGGAGAGCCTGCTGCGAAGCCGGGCCGGTGAAACCTCGCCCAATCTCAAGAAATGA
- a CDS encoding response regulator: protein MSPHPSENRRILVVDDNEDIHDDFRRILAPRGDTSDLDELEAALLGGTSTATPRPPTFELTSAHQGSEALAKVQKALADGSPYALAFIDVRMPPGWDGVETLARIWQEDPRLQAVICSAYSDYSWEAMSARFGRTDRLLVLKKPFDPLEVRQMACALVDKWNHLARPSAPTSLALLPLSEDVVLLPLLGQVDPERLRQVREALVMGLSSRRARFAILDVTGVPGLGSELAEGLIGAARAVSLAGAELVLTGVGPEFVRALALLGGDLGGVKTHSTLQSGVAFALEKPR from the coding sequence ATGAGCCCCCACCCGTCCGAGAACAGGCGAATCCTCGTCGTCGACGACAATGAGGATATCCATGATGACTTCCGCCGGATCCTCGCGCCCCGCGGGGACACCTCCGACCTGGACGAGCTGGAGGCCGCGCTCCTCGGTGGGACGAGCACGGCGACACCCAGGCCGCCGACCTTCGAGCTGACGAGCGCCCACCAGGGCTCCGAGGCACTCGCGAAGGTCCAGAAGGCGCTGGCGGACGGCTCTCCCTACGCGCTCGCGTTCATCGACGTCCGGATGCCCCCGGGCTGGGATGGGGTCGAGACGCTCGCTCGCATCTGGCAGGAAGACCCGCGCCTCCAGGCCGTCATCTGCTCGGCCTACTCGGACTACTCCTGGGAGGCCATGAGCGCCCGCTTCGGCCGGACGGACCGCCTCCTCGTCCTCAAGAAACCGTTCGATCCCCTCGAGGTCCGCCAGATGGCATGCGCCCTGGTGGACAAGTGGAATCACCTCGCGCGGCCCTCGGCGCCGACGTCCCTGGCCCTCCTCCCTCTCTCCGAGGACGTCGTCCTCCTGCCGCTCCTCGGCCAGGTGGATCCAGAGCGGCTGCGACAGGTGCGGGAGGCGCTCGTGATGGGGCTGTCGAGCCGGCGTGCGCGGTTCGCCATTCTCGATGTGACGGGTGTGCCGGGTCTGGGCTCCGAACTCGCCGAGGGACTCATCGGCGCCGCGCGGGCCGTGAGTCTGGCGGGCGCCGAGCTCGTCTTGACCGGAGTGGGGCCCGAGTTCGTGCGGGCCCTGGCGCTTCTCGGAGGCGACCTGGGTGGCGTGAAGACACATTCCACGTTGCAAAGCGGCGTCGCCTTCGCCCTGGAGAAGCCCCGGTGA
- a CDS encoding phosphate/phosphite/phosphonate ABC transporter substrate-binding protein codes for MSVPTRSSLLLLGLAGVLAIAGGALLGWRTYVPETAAMAAELPSPSRERAGTAGMTIRLAMSAAFVSESGIGVYSRLAEYLTHKTGIQTEFISGLAYGTINSMLDEGTVHCGFICGLPYVMLRDNPRPAVRLIAAPIMKAARYGGKPKYYSDLIVRKDSPYQSIHDLAGKTYVYNDEISNSGYNLPRYRLIQLGLTNGFFGKVLRSGSHEESIRMVAAGEADASFVDSLVLDFDREKGFGHAAEVRVLESVGPAGICPIVASNRMPESIRESLQRTLVTMHEEPEGRKILEEALLERFTLVDDSNYDDIRSMREAADKAGFTHIR; via the coding sequence GTGAGTGTCCCTACGCGCAGCTCCCTTCTGCTCCTCGGCCTCGCAGGTGTCCTCGCGATCGCTGGCGGTGCCCTCCTCGGGTGGCGAACCTACGTGCCGGAGACCGCCGCCATGGCCGCCGAGCTGCCTTCCCCCTCGAGGGAACGCGCCGGGACCGCTGGCATGACCATCCGGCTCGCCATGTCCGCCGCCTTCGTCTCCGAGTCGGGGATCGGCGTCTACTCGCGGCTCGCCGAGTACCTGACGCACAAGACCGGCATCCAGACCGAGTTCATCAGTGGACTGGCCTACGGAACCATCAACAGCATGCTCGATGAGGGAACCGTGCACTGCGGTTTCATCTGCGGCCTGCCCTACGTGATGCTCCGCGACAACCCGCGGCCCGCGGTCCGGCTCATCGCCGCGCCCATCATGAAGGCCGCCCGGTATGGAGGGAAGCCCAAGTATTACTCGGACCTCATCGTCCGAAAGGACAGCCCCTACCAGTCCATCCACGACCTCGCGGGCAAGACCTATGTCTACAACGATGAAATCTCCAACTCGGGCTACAACCTGCCTCGCTACCGATTGATCCAACTTGGCCTGACGAACGGGTTCTTCGGCAAGGTGCTCCGGTCCGGCTCCCACGAGGAGTCGATCCGCATGGTCGCCGCCGGTGAGGCGGATGCGAGCTTCGTCGACAGCCTCGTGCTGGATTTCGACCGGGAGAAGGGCTTCGGGCACGCCGCGGAGGTCCGGGTCCTCGAGAGTGTGGGCCCGGCCGGCATCTGCCCGATCGTCGCCTCGAACCGGATGCCGGAGTCTATCCGGGAGTCGCTCCAGCGCACGCTGGTGACGATGCACGAGGAGCCGGAAGGGCGGAAGATCCTCGAGGAGGCACTGCTCGAGCGCTTCACCCTCGTGGACGATAGCAACTACGACGACATCCGCTCGATGCGGGAAGCCGCGGACAAGGCGGGCTTCACCCACATCCGATGA